One Urocitellus parryii isolate mUroPar1 chromosome 8, mUroPar1.hap1, whole genome shotgun sequence DNA window includes the following coding sequences:
- the Psmg4 gene encoding proteasome assembly chaperone 4 isoform X1, producing the protein MEESQAAAGGDVCLHNFSARLWEQLVHFHVMRLTDSLFLWVGATPHLRNLAVAMCSRYDSIPVCTSLFGDTSDTTSTGLAQRLARKTNKQVFVSYNLQNTDSNFALLVENRIKEEMEAFPEKF; encoded by the exons ATGGAGGAGTCGCAGGCCGCCGCGGGCGGGGACGTGTGTCTGCACAACTTCAGCGCGAGGCTGTGGGAGCAGCTCGTCCACTTCCACGTCATGCGGCTGACGGACTCGCTCTTCCTGTGGGTGGGGGCCACGCCGCATTTGCGCAATCTCGCAGTGGCCATGTGCAGCCGCTAC gacTCCATCCCTGTGTGCACTTCCCTCTTTGGAGACACTTCTGACACAACCTCCACTGGCCTTGCCCAGCGCCTAG CCAGGAAGACCAACAAACAGGTGTTTGTCAGCTATAACCTTCAAAACACAGACAGTAACTTCGCATTACTTGTAGAGAACAGGATCAAGGAAGAAATGGAGGCTTTTCCGGAAAAGTTCTAG
- the Psmg4 gene encoding proteasome assembly chaperone 4 isoform X2 yields MEESQAAAGGDVCLHNFSARLWEQLVHFHVMRLTDSLFLWVGATPHLRNLAVAMCSRYPGRPTNRCLSAITFKTQTVTSHYL; encoded by the exons ATGGAGGAGTCGCAGGCCGCCGCGGGCGGGGACGTGTGTCTGCACAACTTCAGCGCGAGGCTGTGGGAGCAGCTCGTCCACTTCCACGTCATGCGGCTGACGGACTCGCTCTTCCTGTGGGTGGGGGCCACGCCGCATTTGCGCAATCTCGCAGTGGCCATGTGCAGCCGCTAC CCAGGAAGACCAACAAACAGGTGTTTGTCAGCTATAACCTTCAAAACACAGACAGTAACTTCGCATTACTTGTAG